The genomic interval TCGCCGTACCCGAGCCGGACGTCCCCTGGGTCACGATCGTCCACAACGACCCGGTCAACCTGATGAGCTACGTGACCTACGTCTTCCAGACGTACTTCGGCTACTCGAAGGACAAGGCCACCAAACTGATGCTCGACGTCCACCACAAGGGCCGGGCGGTCGTCTCCAGCGGATCCCGCGAGGAGATGGAACGCGACGTGCAGGCCATGCACGGCTACGGTCTGTGGGCCACCCTCCAGCAGGACCGGAAATGACCCGACCCC from Streptomyces sp. CC0208 carries:
- the clpS gene encoding ATP-dependent Clp protease adapter ClpS gives rise to the protein MGRVTSPAPVEIERTESAEEVFAVPEPDVPWVTIVHNDPVNLMSYVTYVFQTYFGYSKDKATKLMLDVHHKGRAVVSSGSREEMERDVQAMHGYGLWATLQQDRK